A window of Magnolia sinica isolate HGM2019 chromosome 13, MsV1, whole genome shotgun sequence genomic DNA:
TACATGTCCCCAGTTGAATCCCTCCATGACCAATTGATGAGCTCTGGCTATTAGCTTGAGGTTGTTGGTATGATTGAATTGCTCTGATATATCCTGCAATAACCAATAACATGGGTTAATGCGCAGGCCAAGCTTCATATCTTTGATAAGAATGAGAAGAGAGGAATTACTTGGCCAAACGTGTATCCAGCTCCACGTGGAGAAATACCCCAACCACAGCGATCATCTGGATCAGACCACAAGAGATCACACATTGGCCCTTCATGGGGGACTTCTTGAACACGATCAAAATTCCGTATGTTATCGAGGGTCTCAATGGACGGAGACAAGCCACCGTGCAGGCAAAAGATTTCTGATTCGACCTTCAAAGAGTTCAAATAACAGATTGTTTAGAACTTGACATTGATTGTTTAGAACTTGACATTCACAGCCAAGAAGGAACATAATGAAGTTGGCATGACCACCAATGAATAGCCAACTAAGCCCAGTTTAGTTCAACCGTCAATTAAGTGAATTTGCAATAGGCTCAGGAAAGTGGTAAAGCAGAATATAAATAAACGAGGGAATAGGCCTACTAACCAAAGCTGTCAATGGGAAATAGTCAAAAAGGTCAGTAAAGATCTTCCATACACTTGCGTTACCATACCTGCCAACAAAAACAAAGTACAGATTTGTATTCAGCGCAAGGGAGAAATGTTAAGCATCATATTGGGGTTTGAATACTACAATATGATAAAAAGAGAATGACCAGGGCTTCAGAAAATATGGTTTCCAGTTCAGTTTCaacctaaggggtcatttggcaccatggatttagggggtttgaggggatttcaaatcccctggtatgtttggcaccataaagtaactgggggatTCAAATCCCCtcagaggggatttgaaatccaaggtgaaagcttggattacatctaaaatccttcccaagagttgcatgtgtaaaatgtgtgtcactagactattaatctattgggcacaagGCCCaccgatgatatcccaaaacaatcagataatcaattgcatcactataattactttaatacgatgatctgcacagtccaaacattgtccatgtaaatcaacggttaaaaatcattagtcacttggatgtgatcttgtgcttgtggcccatccgagacttggaatttcatcattttcgggcaaagtatatatttcaatgggcttattacacaaccattgtgtcaaacattacatacctaattagagatattaaagttgaattagtaattaaattcaaacccttgtgaataaactatgcatagctacttttggattaaagggattctgaatccagggtgccaaacacaacagaaggatttcaaatccagggggttccaaatccacactcccaaacaggccctaaagaaaATGGTAGTGTATCCAAATGTTTACAAGTCCAACAATATTTAAACTGAAATCGACTACCAGACGAGAAGGATCAATCTGAGGAACATTGTTCTACCAAACTTCAGTTGGCAAACATAACTTGCTTCGTGCCACAACTTGATTAGGTTATGCACTTAATGAACTGGATGGATGTTAGAGCACACATCAGCATAACACTCTTTGATGCTAATATAACTTAGTTATTCACTTAAGGAATACACCAAAGATGTTAGAGCAAAAAGGATACTGCATGCTAACTACACTTGGTTATGCACCACGTGAGGAGGATGTTAAATGCCAGCTCCAACTTAGAACGACAATGAGAGAATCATTTCCGCCACAACCAGCTCCAAGTTAGAAGTACAACTGTGGTTTGTGGAACCTCCTATGATTTATTTATATGATTGTTTAAATGCCTGGTTTATTGTTATCCTTGACCAGGTCCAAACCCatcttggagagagagagagagagagagagacaacacCTAGATATGGCATTGGCAAGTATTGTGTATCTGATAATAGGCAGGAAACATCTAATTTTTGATGGATGGCCTTTCCATGTGAAGTTTTAAGAATTAAGGTAAGAGACCAATgccaactttttttctttttctttttgataattATAGTCGTAGAAAAAGGAATAGGACGTTAATACAAGGGGAGTAAAAAGCATGGAATAATTAAAAGAAATTATAGTCGTAGAAAAAGGAATAGGACGTTGgaacgagaaagaaagaaagaaagaagggggaaaaaaagaagCATGGATACTGGTTTCTACTGATTCAACAAAAAATAAGCTAATTTGCACCTAATAATGCAACATTGACAATGGAAAGTGGCACTTTTACAAGTATCTCAGTATCACAGGCCATAGAAATAATCACAAAAGCAGACTATTTAAGGAATTCTGCAGAAGTCTTTTAAGGTTAGAAAACCACGACTAATGAATAACATCTCTTCAGTAAGGATAAAGATCTCAATAGAACATGAATGTGTATAAGAAACTCACTTGCGTAGACATTCATCATAAAATCCATAAACCTGTGTAATCTGCAAAACAGTTAAGAAATATACAGTTCAAACTTCAAAGTCCCCAGAGAAATAAGTAGTAGTAGTTGACAGTCCATACATCTCAAACCAGAGAAACAGCCATTTTGGAGACAACGAAATGTCTCTGGACTATAATGTGTCATGATATTTGATCTCTCAGGTCAGACCATGCAATCGAAACTAATTTACAATCCCTAACCTACAGCAATAAAGTCAATTAGACCAAataggggaaaagaaaaaggaaacaagtGAAACTAAATCAGTGTACCATATACCTGGCGACTTTCATGATTTCCTCTGAGAATGGTAATTCGTTGAGGATAGCGCACCTTCAGGGCCACCAGGAGCTGAAAAATGAATCAATCAGTACCACTCTTAGAATATGTCAGGACTCTAGCAAAATGGTACAAAGAGAAACTGCATCTGGCGCAGACTCGGCATAAAACTTCAAATTAAAAAAAGAGTTAAAATGTAATTGATGAATGTAGCATTTCTTTTTTGAAACGTAATGTAGCACAACATTATTCTAACACGAACAGAACACcgtattcaaaagcaaaaaacAACAAGGCAGACCTAATGTAGAATCCATGCACATCCCAAGTGTCAACGTGAAAAAACAAAGGACTCTGCTTGATACATGGCTGGATCAATGCAACTGAACCAAGAGCAGGTTGTAAGCCAACCAATGAAACTCAACACGCTTAATCATGACTATCCACAaggcatttaaaaataaaataaaataaaaaccctgAAGAATTACTATGCCACAACCCACAATTAGCTCCAATGGCTATCTCCTGGCCGATCTAAATGGGTGTTTCCGGAGCTTGTTAAGATCAGATTATAAACATTtatcagaagaagaaaaaagataaacttccccacccttttttttctttttacacacgccttcacacccacacaccacatgggtactcgaacctatgacctcagtgttgaaacccatagggtctaccactgagccatgagtaaggaTCCAATTTCCCCACCCCATATGCAAACCACATTTCACTTTGTTCAAATGTGCCTCAAACAGCAATCAGATTCTTAGAACAACTTTCCACCAAAACCATCTTCAAGCCTAAAAATGTAAAGCATTCAGATAAATGTGGTATAAgtccaaaaattccaaaaatcaaTTTTCAGATGAAGTTGACTGAAAAGATCCAGGGACACTGGTGATTTCATGAGGTAACTTGGGAGAATGGGAAAAGGCCTTTCTTTTACTTTCTTGAGCTTGGTCCCAATGCTTATTGTACAGCACCAAAattgagagaggaaaaaaaaagggttCAAATGGTAAGCCAGCAAAGGTAGTTGACCTCCAATTCAAGCATACTACCATACAGTTGGATCCCATGTAAAACAGCATTGCTTAAACGAAGAATAATACTTGGGAGAGAAGCAGACAAATAGAATTTTGATGGAAACCCAAGACAAGAACAACATTTATCGCTAACATCACAATTGAAAGTCACACCATTCTCCCCCTCATGCATGAAATCTAATGGGGGCATAATGTAGACCTTATGGTCCgcttggttttccaattacaacatTAAATGGCTGCagatgggtaatgattatttactattgtaattgtgtggtgacatcacttacatttgattGCAATGATGATTTTGATAACACAGAAATCACTGTAAAAATGGTAGTTTTAGAATGTGAAACTGTAATGAATACACTTTACTTTACCTACTTTCTCTGCAAGTGTATTTGACTTTCAATTTACAAGCTATAATTcctgtttaaacaaacacctggaaatgataatgatggctcatttactttgcatttcataggaaattggaagaccaaacaggcccttaacggAAATAGGTATGGAAATATTTTAGGAAAAAGTGGTTGCCATGCATGCAGCAATCATATGTGCGTATCAAAAGTATGCGAATATACTTTTGCTCCTAATAGTGCTCATCATATGTCCTGCAATATTGGAACAATCATTGATCTGATTCAGCTCTTACCGTTACAGTTTCAACTGAATAATATCCACGGTCCACATAGTCTCCCATAAACAGGTAATTGGTATCTGGACACTAACAGTCAAGAAAAGCAGCCATAAGATTCCAAAAGTGGATCAGTATATAATAACAGAGGTATCATTCAGAATAAAATGAGAGTTGAAACCAACCAAAGAATATGTATGTGAGAGCCATCAAATAATAGAACATGCATTGACAAATATAGGAGCCAAAGCAGCTTAATCTAATAAACAGATACATATACACCAAAACACAAAATTAATGCTAACCAACCATCTCAAAATGCTCGAATGAATTGAGGTCTAACTAGCAAACTTGAAAATAATGAATGACAAAATACTTAAGAGCATTATAAATACGAATAGGCCCTTACTCTCCATGGTTAGGCGATATGCGCTTGGATGTATATTTTTCAGAACCAGATCTCCTCGAAAACAAGTAGCATTGGAGGTTCTTTGGCATAATTCGTAACCATGCAGGTATCATCCAACCAGATACAGAATGATAATGAAGCACCAAACAGGTACCATCCTTGTGGAATGTTTTTAGCAATGGAATGAATTTGAGTAATTGGTAGTTGCAGATATGTTCCTAAGAATCCACAGTGAGCTTGTACAATTTTTACCAGCTAAGAGAGCTCATCTGGAGTGGGCTTTGATTTAGGATAATCAAGGAAAACAATGGCTAAGCACTTGTAGCTTCCAGCAATCTAAAGCATAATAATTCAACAGCAGGAAACAATAATCGAGGGTTTAATTTTAAGATCATGGGCACCTAGGGTTAAAATGCAAATGTGAGGCCCACTACTAAGCATCTGGGTCACACAATAGACAACTTGCAAAGAAAAGCAACTGATGACCGTCTCTTCTTGTAAAATGCATAACAATAAAATCTTGATTCTTGTTTCGCCATCGCACAGATGTTGAAAAGACATCCATGTATGGACGGCTATGTGAGTGGCCATCGGCCTCCTGCAAGCTTACCACAGCGAGGTATGTGTCCTCATTAACAAAGAAAAAATGGTACACACAGAAGCCACAAGGCCACAAATAGGAAAATGATATCCTCTGAAAATTGGCTCCTAGTATGATGATTCTTCTCAATCTAGACGAGTGTGCAGTATGCACACAACATTGTGAGTCCTTGACCCTCATTCACCAAGCATAATCACTCAAAAATACGTATAAAAAATAGAAACTAAATTACCAATTGAATCAGCATGCAGAGTAAATAGATTGAATTAAATTAGAACATAGAGACATATTACCATACTGAAAAATATTCAAACTAATGGCATCAGACCTACTACAGTACCTCAAGAGCAGTTTATCCTCATTGGCATAACAGGTCCCAAAATTTAGCCATTACTGAAGTGCAAACACAGGGGTTGAACAGGAAAAAAAGATATCCTTAGTGAGAACAAATACCTTCCCTCCAATTCGAAAAAGTTCTGCAAGATCATGAAATTGCCCATGAATATCACCACAGATTGTCACGGGACTTTTCACAGGCTGCAGCACAGAAAGCAACAAAGCTTAGATTAGGTTATAGTTCATCCACAGTATATGACATGAACTTGTGGTGTAGGAAAACAATGCATCAGGCCACCCATCACCATTGAATGGACTCATGGACCCACTTTGATTGTGGGCTTGATGTAAGAAAGCTCATACTCAGGATACTTCAGTTATTCCAAGAGACTTTTGTCTTGGAGAATCTTTAATAGGATCTCATATGTCATTAATTCATTAGTAGTTTTCTACTTTGGGAAGATCCTTtaagatttagaaactttctactCATTCCTTCCCTTTCTGTATTTGGAACTTATTTACTTAGCCGTAAATCTTTATGTCATGGTGTAGATCTAATTAGTGAACTCTAGATTTGAAAGATCTCTTTATATCTTAGCTTTTGCATTTTGGCTTACAAAGAGATCTCTAAGGCCATATGTGTGGAGAGAGTTGATCGATAATGAAATTGGAATCTGCTGCAGAGATGCCATATCCAGGTGAACTAACCGGGAATCTTCTGCACTGCAGGAGAAATTACAGCAATTTGTGAATTTTCCAGCAGCTCAAATGTCATTTTCAGATATATGGTGTTTGAACTCCTATAAACTTGACTTATTGTCACATGACAGTAATACCCATATTCCAATAGCCCTTTGTCTGTTGAGAAAACAGTTCAACAATCAAACTGTATAATAAAACTTATAAGGCAAAAGCCAATATAAAGCAACTAAAGTAGCAAAAAACACTGTTCTTGCAGTAACACCTCACCTGCATGTCCACAAAATAGAATTATATCCAATATGATAGAGGTGTCATACCTTCAATTAAATAACTTATGACACTAAAACTAATTCCTCGTCACTAACAGCAATAGTTGATGCCAGATAGAAAGcataaaaaaacaaataataacATCCATATCTTCCACATTCTCAACCTAAAACCTGTTGTACATGGTGTATTATCCTCATGTCTAGGTTGAATACAGTGATGTGCTATTGCTAAATTATAAATTAGTTGCCATAGAATCTAATATTCCACCTCCTTGATGACCAACAGTGTACCACTTTAGTTAATAGACAAACACCCAACCTAGGATTAAGAAAACCCAATCTTTGCACTAGAAGAAAGTAAATCAACCTTCAGAAGATATTAAAACGAAATGAAGTAAAACTGCGTGAAAATACCAAAACAGCCATCACCTGGACATTACTTTCTTCCATCAATATCTCCTTCGCCTTCTCACATAATGCTCTAACCTGCATCAATAAGTAACATGAATCTTAAACCTGCAGTCCCAAATGACCAAGACATGCTTTATTCTCATCAGTATGCTCCACTCACACCTAAAATCTAAACTAGTTCTGGAACAAAGAACTATTGGCTGATtataaaggaaaacaaatattatgcaCATAGTTATTGcacaaatattttttaatttactgATCATACCACCATATTCCAGAATGATTAATGAAACAAAGAAAAGACACAGTCAAGGATGCATCAACagacaattggaatcaacatTCCAAGACAGATGGGACACCGAGAATCCCTCTCACTGACTTTTCTTTTAAAAGGACAGGAGACTCTAAAAATTTCCTTGAAATCAGTAATTTACCCCTGAGCATACGTAAACCTCCAGGGAAAAGAAACTTCAACCTTTGTACAACTAACAGTCTTCAATGACCAAGACATGCTTTATTCTCATCAGTATGCTCCACTCACACCTAAAATCTAAACTAGTTCTGGAACAAAGAACTATTGGCTGATtataaaggaaaacaaatattatgcaCATAGTTATTGcacaaatattttttaatttactgATCATACCACCATATTCCAGAATGATTAATGAAACAAAGAAAAGACACAGTCAAGGATGCATCAACAGACAATTGGATTCAACATTGCAAGACAGATAGGACACCAAGAATCCCTCTCACTGACTTTTCTTTTAAAAGGACAGGAGACTCTAAAAAATTCCTTGAAATCAGTAATTTAGCCCTGAGCACGTAAACCTCCAGGGAAAAGAAA
This region includes:
- the LOC131222672 gene encoding serine/threonine-protein phosphatase PP2A catalytic subunit — encoded protein: MSIDPLPSSNSHGNLDEQISQLMQCKPLSEQEVRALCEKAKEILMEESNVQPVKSPVTICGDIHGQFHDLAELFRIGGKCPDTNYLFMGDYVDRGYYSVETVTLLVALKVRYPQRITILRGNHESRQITQVYGFYDECLRKYGNASVWKIFTDLFDYFPLTALVESEIFCLHGGLSPSIETLDNIRNFDRVQEVPHEGPMCDLLWSDPDDRCGWGISPRGAGYTFGQDISEQFNHTNNLKLIARAHQLVMEGFNWGHEQKVVTIFSAPNYCYRCGNMASILEVDDCKGHTFIQFEPAPRRGEPDVTRRTPDYFL